A genomic stretch from Mycobacterium cookii includes:
- a CDS encoding phthiotriol/phenolphthiotriol dimycocerosates methyltransferase, with translation MFRLIFTSFATTRFASQTRLLGGDDWLFFNYGYEEDPPLGIPLDAADEPHRYFIQLYHRTATQADLSGKKVLECSCGHGGGASYLVRTLHPASYTGLDLNPAGIEFAKNRHHLDGLDFVEGNAQELPFADASFDALLNVEASHLYPDFPRFLAEVARVLRPGGHFLYTDFRPRQEVAEWEAALAKAPLRQLSMSVIDQNVLRGNEKNAPRKHARISQHGSAIPRTFARAASDMTDWAFNGALRGGEYTYRVYSFVKD, from the coding sequence ATGTTTCGGCTGATATTCACGTCGTTCGCCACCACACGGTTCGCTTCCCAGACTCGCCTGCTCGGCGGCGACGACTGGTTGTTCTTCAACTACGGATATGAGGAAGACCCGCCACTGGGCATCCCGCTCGACGCTGCCGACGAGCCGCACCGCTACTTCATCCAGCTCTACCACCGCACGGCCACCCAGGCGGACCTCAGCGGCAAGAAGGTGCTGGAGTGCAGCTGCGGCCACGGCGGTGGAGCCTCCTACCTCGTGCGCACACTGCACCCGGCGTCCTACACCGGGCTGGACCTGAACCCGGCCGGCATCGAATTCGCCAAGAACCGCCACCACCTGGACGGCCTGGATTTCGTCGAGGGCAACGCCCAGGAGCTGCCCTTCGCCGACGCATCCTTCGACGCGCTGCTCAACGTCGAAGCGTCGCACCTCTACCCGGATTTCCCGCGCTTTCTCGCCGAAGTGGCGCGGGTGCTGCGCCCGGGCGGGCATTTCCTCTACACCGACTTCCGGCCGCGCCAGGAGGTCGCGGAGTGGGAGGCGGCGTTGGCCAAGGCTCCGCTGCGGCAGCTGTCCATGTCGGTGATCGATCAGAACGTTCTGCGCGGCAACGAGAAGAACGCCCCGCGTAAGCACGCGCGGATCAGCCAGCACGGGTCCGCGATCCCGCGCACCTTCGCCCGTGCCGCCAGCGACATGACCGACTGGGCGTTCAACGGCGCGCTGCGCGGCGGCGAGTACACCTACCGGGTGTACTCGTTCGTCAAGGACTAG